A single region of the Triticum dicoccoides isolate Atlit2015 ecotype Zavitan chromosome 2B, WEW_v2.0, whole genome shotgun sequence genome encodes:
- the LOC119364535 gene encoding CRM-domain containing factor CFM2, chloroplastic-like: MLLQFSPHPSPLILSLPVATSRARHPHPRLPPVRASPSSEPELLAKSALRRISDKLRSLGYLETSPEPPIPAPAPSADAPSPGEIFVPTPAQLPRHRVGSTLDPSWATGDGEADAARRRQRRGRDAAAAPTPPSAAELTLPRDELRRLQGVGIRLRKRLKVGKPGVTEGIVNGIHERWRNAELVKIRCDDISAMNMRRTHEVLERKTGGLVIWRSGSTIILYRGTNYKYPYFHDQQKIDDCLKDESSEQSSSDDDDEDLGFLSVEQCSSEVDGKNHTEDSIHYEDEAVENVAIVYGEQTSIGEEHENHDILSVGQSVARKEDANYPMISSKVPVVDTQEGRSAVKINSGAANKQHARFHIGTNVNPPSVVRPLARSTLVTGVGSPNKFRLQLPGEVKLAKDDDKLLDGLGPRFSEWWGYDPLPVDADLLPAIVPGFRRPFRLLPSGVPPKLTDREMTILRRLARPLPYHYALGRSSNLQGLAASMIKLWERCEVAKIAMKRGPYCIDSELVSEELKDLTGGTLLSRDNESIVLYRGKDFLPPAVSLAIEKRRKHDNSMINKPKPEIEESIPTQDASELEMANDASVHGHECHEEKHEGETSVIEYRTESVNTVAQNMETRLSQAIAEKKKAEKLLEELEKASRPSKAETRETISEEERYMLRKVGLQMKPFLLLGRRGVFDGTIENMHLHWKYRELVKIICKEHSTEDVTYAARTLEAESGGILVAVERVSKGHAIIMYRGKNYQRPSALRPKSLLNKKDALKRSVELQRHKSLKLHVLNLSKNIDYLRGQMQMEGHPVALSDQMNPGHENKGMHDLCDNSGTLGETSKEVPEVAPECFEPEGEECSSGGTNRTLNTTRSGVPLDDTQKKLCLNELKDDSSEASRPCLNGSSSTASSDNLIEYQNTLSFPVACHSDSGSEEDSKVFKTLSPSQALDELILDQKHTPHLPSKATPLSNRERLVLRKQALQMKKRPVLAIGRNNVITGVAKTIRTHFKKHPLAIVNIKNRADGTPVQQLISELEEATGSVLVSREPNKVILYRGWGADVTQTSSREDRTNEGEKEVISPQLLEAIRLECGLHPGESQ, from the exons ATGCTCCTCCAATTCTCCCCCCATCCCTCCCCTCTCATCCTCTCCCTCCCCGTCGCCACTTCCAGAGCCCGCCACCCTCACCCCCGCCTCCCTCCCGTCCGCGCCTCGCCTTCCTCAGAGCCGGAGCTCCTCGCCAAGTCCGCGCTCCGCCGCATCTCCGACAAGCTCCGCAGCCTCGGATACCTCGAGACCTCCCCGGAGCCCCCCATTCCAGCCCCGGCCCCGAGCGCTGACGCCCCGTCCCCCGGGGAGATTTTCGTGCCCACCCCGGCCCAGCTTCCTCGCCACCGCGTCGGCTCCACGCTAGACCCTAGCTGGGCCACTGGCGACGGCGAGGCAGACGCAGCGCGGCGCAGACAGAGGCGGGGGAGGGATGCGGCAGCGGCACCGACGCCGCCGTCCGCGGCGGAGCTTACGCTGCCGCGGGACGAGCTGCGGCGGCTGCAGGGGGTCGGCATCCGGCTGCGTAAGAGGCTCAAGGTGGGGAAGCCCGGCGTCACAGAGGGGATCGTGAACGGGATACACGAGCGATGGCGCAACGCGGAGCTCGTGAAGATCAGGTGCGATGACATCTCCGCCATGAACATGAGGCGCACCCACGAGGTCCTCGAG AGGAAAACTGGAGGCTTGGTTATTTGGAGATCTGGAAGCACCATCATATTGTATAGAGGAACCAACTATAAATATCCTTACTTCCATGACCAGCAAAAGATTGATGATTGTCTCAAGGATGAATCATCAGAGCAGAGCagttctgatgatgatgatgaagatcttggtTTTTTATCTGTGGAACAATGTAGTAGTGAAGTGGATGGTAAGAATCATACAGAAGATAGTATTCATTATGAAGATGAGGCTGTCGAAAATGTTGCCATAGTATATGGAGAACAGACGAGTATAGGAGAGGAACATGAGAATCATGACATATTATCTGTGGGGCAGAGCGTGGCCAGAAAGGAAGATGCAAATTATCCCATGATATCCTCTAAAGTGCCTGTTGTTGATACACAGGAGGGTAGATCAGCAGTGAAAATTAATAGTGGAGCTGCAAACAAACAGCATGCAAGATTTCATATAGGCACTAATGTAAATCCTCCTAGTGTGGTCAGACCTTTAGCTAGGTCTACCTTAGTTACCGGTGTTGGTTCTCCAAATAAGTTCCGATTACAGTTGCCCGGGGAGGTCAAGCTTGCGAAGGACGATGACAAATTATTAGATGGGCTGGGTCCACGGTTTTCTGAATGGTGGGGGTATGATCCCCTTCCAGTGGATGCTGATTTGTTGCCAGCTATCGTTCCTGGATTCCGTAGGCCTTTCCGTCTTCTTCCTTCAGGTGTCCCACCCAAGCTAACAGATAGAGAAATGACTATCCTTAGGAGGCTAGCTCGTCCTTTGCCCTACCACTATGCACTTG GAAGAAGCAGTAACCTTCAAGGATTGGCTGCATCCATGATCAAGTTATGGGAAAGGTGTGAGGTGGCGAAGATTGCGATGAAGAGAGGTCCATACTGCATTGATAGTGAGCTCGTCTCTGAGGAATTAAAG GACTTGACTGGTGGGACCCTTTTATCAAGGGACAATGAGTCAATTGTACTATACAGAGGAAAAGATTTCCTACCCCCAGCTGTCTCTCTTGCAATAGAAAAACGCAGAAAGCACGACAATTCCATGATCAACAagcccaagcctgaaattgaagaAAGCATACCTACTCAAGATGCTTCTGAACTGGAGATGGCAAACGATGCCTCCGTACACGGGCATGAATGTCATGAAGAAAAACATGAAGGTGAAACTTCTGTTATAGAATATAGAACTGAATCTGTAAATACAGTTGCCCAGAACATGGAAACCAGATTATCTCAG GCTATAGCAGAGAAAAAGAAGGCTGAAAAACTTCTTGAGGAGCTAGAAAAGGCATCTCGGCCTTCAAAAGCTGAAACAAGAGAGACAATCTCAGAAGAGGAGAGGTACATGTTGAGGAAAGTTGGTTTGCAGATGAAGCCATTTCTGCTGCTAG GAAGGAGAGGAGTTTTTGATGGAACAATTGAAAATATGCACCTTCATTGGAAGTATCGAGAACTTGTCAAGATTATATGTAAAGAACACAGCACGGAAGATGTTACATATGCTGCTCGAACACTAGAAGCTGAGAGTGGTGGTATTTTGGTGGCAGTGGAGAGAGTGAGCAAAGGACATGCAATTATAATGTATCGAGGGAAGAACTACCAGAGGCCGTCAGCTCTGAGGCCAAAATCTTTGTTGAATAAAAAAGATGCTCTGAAGCGTTCTGTAGAGCTTCAGCGCCACAAG TCCTTGAAGCTTCACGTGCTTAATCTATCAAAGAACATCGACTACTTGAGGGGCCAGATG CAAATGGAGGGTCATCCAGTGGCTTTGTCTGATCAGATGAACCCAGGCCATGAAAACAAAGGCATGCATGATCTCTGTGACAACTCTGGAACATTAGGGGAGACaagcaaa GAAGTGCCTGAAGTTGCTCCTGAGTGTTTTGAGCCAGAGGGCGAAGAGTGCAGTTCAGGTGGAACAAATAGAACCTTGAATACAACCAGGTCTGGAGTTCCTTTAGATGATACACAG AAGAAGTTATGTTTGAACGAGCTTAAAGATGATTCCTCTGAGGCTTCGAGGCCATGCCTGAATGGGAGTTCAAGTACAGCTTCATCAGATAATCTGATCGAATAT CAAAATACGCTGAGCTTTCCTGTAGCATGCCATTCAGACAGTGGTAGTGAAGAGGATTCCAAAGTCTTCAAAACCCTTAGCCCTTCCCAGGCACTGGATGAGCTAATATTGGACCAGAAACATACTCCTCACTTGCCTTCCAAAGCTACACCTCTATCAAATCGGGAGAGACTTGTGCTAAGGAAGCAAGCTCTGCAAATGAAGAAACGGCCAGTACTTGCCATTG GGAGGAATAATGTCATCACCGGAGTAGCAAAAACAATACGGACGCACTTCAAAAAGCATCCTCTTGCTATTGTGAATATCAAGAACCGAGCAGATGGAACTCCAGTTCAACAGCTGATATCAGAACTAGAG GAGGCGACAGGATCGGTTCTCGTGTCGCGAGAACCAAACAAAGTGATTTTGTACAGAGGCTGGGGAGCGGACgtgacccagacaagttccagggaAGATAGAACAAATGAGGGGGAAAAGGAGGTGATATCACCACAGCTCCTTGAAGCCATTAGATTAGAATGTGGACTGCACCCAGGTGAATCACAATAG